DNA sequence from the Aedes aegypti strain LVP_AGWG unplaced genomic scaffold, AaegL5.0 Primary Assembly AGWG_AaegL5_hic_scaff_1654_PBJ_arrow, whole genome shotgun sequence genome:
AACATCCAAtcagtccttttcaggactaccatccAAGTTTAGAACAAAGAGTTGCACAGTCAATGAtattccatttccatttatttCCAGAGGGAAATAAATCCCCCCGAAAAGTTACGTGCACTTTGCCACTGAATGGCGAATTCTTCCCGAACCCTTTcgcaaatcaataaaattggcCAATCATGCACCCCTTTCTCTGCCAGCAACTGTAAAGCCCGGACAGGTAGGCGAGCACTGGCTGGCACTCACTGTAGCGGTGCATCCGTACCCAAAGCAAACCTCCACTAGAGGAACAGCTTTTGATACACTCGAATGATTCAAGGATTTGAAGAAGTCTATCGActtaaaggctcccccagatctaagcgactttttacggcgacagcgacaaaaaaacgtcgcgatttcgcagcgattcgcgtcgtgtcagtcaagatggttccatagaagagtgcttgcagcgacacaacaacgaaatcgtgtcgctgtcgccgtaaaaagtcgcgtagttttgggggagccttattTAAATCGGGTTGAGATTCGTAGCGTTGCCTTGTGAAACCAAAacatgttttcgcggcaacctggaatcgaaccaaggaccttgcgatcgataggcccgtgcgtttttaatacactcaggcaaatggactatcgaaatacattggatgcacttatgaaaattcgccacaataaatcgggttgaaattcatagctttgccttatgaaaccaaacattggcaacaaaaaatgtttctcgcagcaacctggaatcgaaccaaggaccttgcgatcgttaggtctgtgcgtacaccacgcgcctaccgACGCCTGGATGTgagttgatgctaaaacgaaacataaagcgttcgtatgtcaaaatgcaaaatgtatgcatttcgatagtctagttcacagGTCCGTACGTACCGGACCTACTGGGCAGGCTGAGTATCGACATCCcaagtagagcggtcaagtacaGTTTGCTGCTAATAACCAAAGTAatcttgacagctgatccagtatgagcgaactGCCACTATTTTCCTTGCGGAATAATCAAATTACTCTTGTGGATGTTGCAAATTAAGTTAATTGGCAGTAAAATACTAAGCCCAGGGATTGGCTTCTGAAAATCTCAATCTTTCGGGGCCAATGGGTCGACCTTGCTCAGTATGTTTGATTTTCGTAATCCAATGCTGTTCCACTATTCCAAAGATGAGAGCAAATCAATACAGTGTAACTGATTTTAAGCGTGATTGGCGAATCGAACGCCTCACATCCCCCCATCGCAGTTTGGGTACGAGAGAAAGAGAGTGAGCACCGCCGCCATTTGCTTGCGTGCACCGAGAAAAATTTGCGGCTCGAAAATTTGGCCCTGAGCTCCTGACACTCAAATTGAAACCGGTAAATTACTTCCGCCGCTGTTACTACACGTGGAGCATTTCCGTTGGAGTGAACGCGTcttcattatcaaaattttttgtgctcattcttttgatttatttcgcACATGGGATTTTGCGAAtgcctcttcttcttctcattTTTCTTGGCCGGCTTctcactttatttttttatgtgaccaTTTTGCTCACATGGCTTGTTGGGaagttgaacccagacaccttcagcatgggtttgctttgtagccaccgaCTTTACCACTACACTAAGGAAGGCCTTGACTGCTATTTATCAACATTATGCTCTTCAAGTGCGTCTTACTGCcgagtttcagataatttggccgATGCCAAACTCCAGATGCCAAAATAAATCAGTGTTTCATTAAATTGATGTTTCTCTAAAGTAATTAAATCTAgggtgaattaaaaaaaataaaacaaacccaCACATGTAGCAGCATCTACCTTACCTATTCAATTTGTAATCGATTAGTTAACTAATGAGAGATTAGAAACTCTTAAAATGCTGTTCCCAAGGAAATCTGGATTTATTGTGGTATGAATATTCAAcaacttaggatttttttttgtatccaaTATGTTTGAGTGCAAAAACTTTCGGCAAGATTATTTTAGGCTAgtaaacttttctttcaaactcTTGAGTCAAAAAGTTAGAGCCAAgctcaaaaaatcaaacaaacattgtttggtACTACATTGctaattattgagaaaagtgaaacctttttaagaagttagtaccgtaaaatggggtgttaaggactcgtggggttttaagggattgaacttctccatcaagtttgaaaagtcacaaaaacgtcggaagtcgatatatcagtcatctgaaatgcttgctttgttcggaggattgtgagctgcattatgtgatCGGGGATATCTATTAATATTAGGTATTGTggagtctagatattgaaaacgattcaaaccatttttgaaagaattttattggcaaaaaagatttaactacaaaacaatgaaacaatATTAACAAAACTATGTGAGTAACCCAGAacataagtatatttaattgagatcacaacgcagacaaaagcttttgaaaatgttatctagatttcgccttttaatatttcttatggaaaaagtttctttttgaaAGTTAGCGGGGTGTTAGGGGATTATCTTTTCTACTACTTTTTCCAAGTTACAAAACTCGTTCGATTTATGCCGATATATGTTCCATTATACTTTAGGCTTGTTCCGTGAAGTAACACTGCATTGTAAAGGTTAAGGGGactattttgtttgttactgaatATTACTAAAATGTCTAGCCCTGAaaatatgggatttttttttttttttttttttttctcagaggcacccgagttgcgcgaagagtgaaaccaaatctacctatcgaactgtcaaactgtctacctatcgagcagaccagcaaaacaaataggggctattttcgaagacgaaggagaacaatcattcaaagaagcaaatgcaaatatataggttatgatcctgttgcattcaagtatcaaaaccaattcaagacaatttcaatatcgagttagggagagttaactgtaccgtcaagctaccattcaccgtgcatttaagaaaaatttgcacttcaaaaaaatataaaactattccaaataatttgaagcgtactagaataccactacgtagcgggcaattatataataattcagggaaaaatctaaaactagtgatgcataacaaaaaattagtcaaaaattatgtttgaaaatgtcatgttaaggtcgcctcgtaccgttctatgtgtcaccatttaccgtgcgtatagttttcgtcatgatttgattttgtatcttgaagaaacgttgttaatggagcaactatgttgctagtagtgtgcgcattcatttttaagagtattcaaatcttcatttacaataaaaactatacaaagtttaaaaattggctaaattattattttttaattaaaatcgttataggaggtttgactgtattgtccaaaccattccatattcacttaaattctaaatatgaagtagtttaatgacgacataacaataaatctaatattatcgcataatttcatgccttttacactatacACGGTAATAGgatccatatatattgaaaaggatccattcaccgtgcatttgggtttcgactgaaacacaataaaaattctaatttgcattaaatctcattgctcatacgatgaaatacatcttactaataatatccacagtgaaaacttgttgaaattttgaaaaatttcatactctatcgttaaaataaaaaatgtgattttttggcgtttctactaagattgTTGCAATATCtcgttatcaaacagaattcacatgattttgtctacataaactaggtttttcaaaattatttgtggcaaaaactagttcgtttcatcagttttatcttattttgctgaccaaagaatgatttgtgaaaattgtatgaatattctgtaggaatttgtatatgtgcacggtgaatggaggccgcacggtgactggtgacttaacggtatataggttatgatcctgttgcatttaagtctcaaaaacaattcaagacaattttacgaAGTATTGACAGTTTCCAgattaataactatgaaagatttagcagttaaaagaaaacggtttgcgtttgcaggagttccaagttcgataatattgatgtattatctgattgaggttgagcataacttatgaaaatgaatgaaagcatcaaagttattgatcaaaaagattatgttttgttgttggcaaaatatggTTTCATTTGCGAAAGTCAAATTCCTTTACAACCCTGTTTTGCAgttacgtcaaaaatcacacattttcatgattatctcagaaatctgccataggatCCTCATAATTGTGTTTGGCACGCGACGAGAGAAtccagtactgacccgattttgtcagccaatttcagatttgtcaaaaaattggtatcgtcatgttttaccacgtaccctctttaaaagtccatgtaaccatgtcgaaatttgaaaaacgggaacaaaataaaatgacccgatttggtcagcctaaaattcatcgaggggctgacaaaatcgggtccttactgtagtagggctgtcctttgtttaattattgacatactagaagttgcttgaaaacaccccattttacggtagacATTTCATCATCCACTTTCAATACATTTCAATGAAACTGATTTGTTCAAAGTCATAAATGCTTGTTGTGGTTTGTAGATTCGAAGCTTGgaaatgttcgttcaaaacgattttcccggtgaccttctcaaattcccggttttttcccgtcggtggattcaaattcccgtctctCACCCGGTTCGGTGATTCGTTTTCCCTTCGTTTCGTTTCGGGTGCGCGAACACAATTCCAGtgcttgtaaatattgattgcAACCGCATCCATTTCTCATAAGGTACAGTGTGGAACATGATGAAATATTTGTTCGTCCATCGCATTGTGGAACCGAGCGAGGCAAACTAAGAAGTTCCTAACGCAATCCTAATGGAATTTGATGAGTGGTAATAGGTAATAGGGAGTGGTACGACGAGCGTTCCGTACCTGACACTGAAGTCCGGAGTTGAGATGCATGCACGTGAGATTGGTATGGAAAGATGCACGCACTGGATTTCACCGGCGTGGCATCATAgcggttgttgttttcgaaccgaCCGAAGTACAACAAGTAAGTAACAACAGTAGTGCCACCCCGGGAAATGACAGTGCTGACTAGACTAGACtatgtatgtatatatatatattggcaTTTTATGGTGTCTTCCAATCGGAGACGAGAATTTTCTCCCCAAGCCACGCCACCGCCGGACTGCAAAAGCGTGTAGTGCTTGTCCCATTAGATTACCCTTGCTTTTAGTGTGTGAACATTTGTCGTATCAACTCCTTGATGAGTgtgtttggtggccctgaaaagggccgtttgaaGAGCGAAACTTTGGAATGCGATTTAACCTCCGAAACCGTACAGGGTGCGTCCCTGACGCTTCAGAGCGTAGACAACATCCATAGCGGTAACGGTTTTACGCTTGGCGTGTTCAGTGTAGGTAACGGCATCACGGATGACGTTTTCCAGGAACACCTTCAACACACCACGAGTTTCCTCGTAGATAAGTCCGGAGATACGCTTGACTCCTCCACGACGAGCCAGACGACGGATTGCGGGCTTGGTGATACCCTGGATGTTAtcacgcaaaaccttgcgatgacgcttGGCGCCTCCTTTTCCGAGTCCTTTGCCTCCCTTGCCACGGCCGGTCATTTTGGATGAATTTGGTTCTGTGTTCGACGACGGTAGTACTGGAACTGATGGCTGCGccaatttttttcatttcattaaattcatgtttatttGCAATTTTTGGTTTACAAGGTAATTGGTTTACATGTCAAGAGGTTGACCGATAGGTCCTTCAGCTTTGGTCTTAAAGTTGGATTTTGATagatgtttttgttatttttgcgGTTTTACCCTAGTTGTTATATTGGCCGTATGGGCTCTGGtggtttttaaaagaaaatttgttatccTAGCTACTATTTACAAGactacaataaaataaaatttgataacctagggggGAACGAGGTCCCGGATGACCTGCTGGTCCGATTGGTGGCAACGAGCCCTAAATCTACCGATCGAGTCACCAAAGCGCTCCTCTAATGTTTTGATCTCGGCCAGACGGTGAACCTCGGTTGTCCTCGTTCTCGGAGGGCTGTTGAGGATCATCCGGAGGAACTTATTCTGGGTCCTCTGGAGCCTCAGATGGTGGGTTTTTGCGCAACTCTCCCAGATTGGAACGCCATAttcaattactggaagaatgacctgtttgtaaacagcaagcttATTCTTCAGAGACAGAGTTGACTTCCGGTTGATCAGGGGGTACAATGCTTTGAGCAAGATGTTGCTTTTGGTGACCGTTTTGTCAACCTGctgtctgaagagaagcttgctgTCTAACGTTAGCCCAAGGTAGTCGGCTGCATCAGaccattccaccgttgatccaccgagggtgattttacaatcctcagccggaacaagtctgggggatttggaataggggaagaggatgacctgggtcttcgcTGCGTTGATACAGATCTTCCAGCTGTTCAAATAATCTGACAAGACGTTCAGGCCTCTCTGGAGTCGAGATGTTAGTGCTCTCGTGAATCTGCCGCTGTAGACGACTGATGTGTCGTCAGCGAACAGTGACAGTGAGCCGCCTTCAGGGAGCTGAGGCATGTCCGAGGTGAACAGGTTGTATAGTAGGGGACCTAAAATACTGCCCTGTGGAACACCTGCGGGGATGTTGTGGGGGTCTGAGTTGACTCCATTGAGGGAAACCCTGAACGTCCTGTTAAACAGatagtttttgatgattttcaccaaataggtgggaagattgtatcggtgcagcttgtacaccaggccgtcgtgccagacgttgtcgaatgctttttcaacatcgagcaaCGCCATGGCGGAGGATTTGGCAAGGGACTTGTTCCGCCTGAGGATGTTGGTTACTCGAGTCAGTTGGTGCACGGTTGAACGACCGCGTCGAAAGCCAAACTGTTCCTCGAGCAAGATGTTGTTTTGATCGGCTGCCGAAAGCAGCCGTCTGTTGAtcgctttttcaaaaagctttgataaccctgagagaaggctgatgggtcgatagcttttgggggaggaaggatccttcccaggtttcttaatggggatgacttttgctgacttccacgacgaggggaagtagctaagtcggagcactgattgaaaatcagtgccagatgttggtagaactggagactcaattgcttgagctccaagttcaggatgttgtcgaaacctggggccttcatgttttttggatgttttgagaTAGGCCAGCAACTCGTCGGCAGTGATCTCcaactcctccgagaagtcgttgGGAGATTGGTGTAGGTTAGCTGCGTGTTCGGAAACAGCAGCTTCGTGTGGGCTAGGAATGTCTAGCCCTAGATTGTGGGAGCTGACGAAATGCCGACCTATCTCAGCAGCCTTCTCCGCAGGGGTTATCAAGCGATCCTTAGAGTCGGTGTTGTCTAAtgggatcaacggtggaatagGTCTGGGTTTGGATTTTAAAAGTTTGGTCATCTTCCAGAATGGCCTAGCACAATCTGGGAGAGAG
Encoded proteins:
- the LOC110680614 gene encoding histone H4, with protein sequence MTGRGKGGKGLGKGGAKRHRKVLRDNIQGITKPAIRRLARRGGVKRISGLIYEETRGVLKVFLENVIRDAVTYTEHAKRKTVTAMDVVYALKRQGRTLYGFGG